The Mustela nigripes isolate SB6536 chromosome 4, MUSNIG.SB6536, whole genome shotgun sequence genome includes a window with the following:
- the LLCFC1 gene encoding sperm-egg fusion protein LLCFC1 codes for MNSLGSQLCRAAFLATILLLLRVKGVKPQKGNLDPNEKSQNEEIPSTDQDQEYFEEHFVASSEGEMWQNVDMTEQEDDRTSDTTTLRDHLLDLAFCFNLASIMVFL; via the exons ATGAAttccctgggctcccagctctgcagggcaGCATTCCTGGCCACCATCCTGCTGCTGCTGCGGGTCAAGGGGGTAAAGCCTCAGAAAGGCAACTTGGACCCCAACGAGAAGAGTCAGAATGAGGAGATACCCTCTACAG ACCAGGATCAAGAGTACTTTGAAGAGCACTTTGTGGCCTCCTCAGAGGGTGAGATGTGGCAGAATGTGGATATGACCGAGCAGGAAGATGACAGGACATCAGACACAACAACTCTTCGTGACCACCTATTGGACCTAGCCTTCTGCTTCAATCTGGCCAGCATCATGGTTTTTTTATGA